Genomic segment of Melospiza melodia melodia isolate bMelMel2 chromosome 13, bMelMel2.pri, whole genome shotgun sequence:
CATGTGGGTAATGCATTAATACCACAGCCCCATCAAAAAAGGGGGCCAAAAGAACCCTGAACCAGCACAGGCATGGAAGCAGTTCTCAAGGTATTGAGCAGTAAAACTGAGAACAATTCAAAGCAATTTTGCAAACAACTCTTCACTTTATGAAATGCAAGAAACAAATGAGGCATTATTTAGCCAGAGGGAAGCTGCAGAATTACCTCCAGGATCAAACCAACAGCCCCCCAAGCACTGGTTATTTAGTAGGACATTTGAATATCTCAATGGTTCTGCTGTTTTGAGGCAGCTCTGTCCTTTATGTCTCATAACCAGTTTTCATTTGGTTGGGTAGGAGACACCAGATGTTATATAGCCCATATAGACTCCATGTCAGTAGCACCCAGCTACTATGCCCTACTCCAGTGTGGGGTGTGTGCAGCCAATCCACCAGGGTGCATGAAGGAAATATTGGAACCTCAGCAATGCACATTCAGAGTtgataaatatacatatacacatttGCAAAGCATAACAGGATCCAAGCAATGCTGTTGGATGAGAAATATGTCACTATTAGATAAGAACCTCCACTTTAAGACTACAAGATGTTAAGAGcacaaaaaattcccccaaaccaCTTAAGTTGACAATAATTTAGCCTCATTGTTAGGCACTGGCAAAGCAAATTAAACTTCATGATAACACTGATTGCAACAGAGCAAAGCTTGCCCTGAGATTACTTCTGACTGAAGTGTTACATTGAGCTCAACACTGGTGATTCAAATCAGGTTACACTGAAATGGCACAACTGTGTACATGCACACAAAAACCTAGCTAGCAAAACCTTAACACATGCCACTGCAACCTCTTATCCCCCATTTCATCTGAAAGTTCAGTGAACTGTTAATAAAAGGAtagctgaaaagaaaaatacttaCGAAATTGCAACATTGCTTCCATCAATAATTATATGTTTTAGATATGGTTTTCCAGGCTCATTTATCAACTCCAGTTTGTATGGCTTCTTCAGAGAGTCCAAAAATCTTTGAACTCCAGTAACTGAATGATCTGGATGCGGTCCCATTGTGTGTCTGTCTGGATTTGAAGGGTGTTTTTGTGAAGACAGTACCCGGTCTGGGACAGGATTGTCACAATGCGAGGTTTGGGAAAGGCGCTGGTGGAGAGGCCTGGCTTGGGAAGAGCTGCagtgtcccagctgctcctcagaaccAGCCTGGCTGGTCTGTACAGTTGAGGGCCCTGCAGTTTTTTGCTGAAATGCAGTTTTACTCTTACTTGAGATATGCTGCACATCTGAGCTCCCCCTGGCTACAAAGCCAACATCTTTTAGAGCTCCGGCGTGCACAGCGCTGGAAGTCACCCCACTGTCAGTTTCTACACTGCTTAACCTTGGGTTGTGATTCTTACCGGGGCCATAAACATCTCTCTGTTTATAGCACAGAACTGAATTTTTGCTGGGAGGAGGAGAAGATTTGCATACCAATCTATGCATTTTATCTTCTGCACCAACTTGTGTGTCTGAAGCACCTCTCACTTGGTGATATTCATTTTTTGTCTCCTTTGAAGTATGGCTGGATTTAAGTGGACTTTTATTCCCAGAAATGCCTTTGTCTTCTAGCTTTTGTGAATTATTTACATTATTTCCTAAAGGAACGCTGACAGTTCTAGGCTTTTGAGACGACTGTTCATGTTCTTTTTTAAACTTCAaattttccttttcaatttcttCTAGCAATAGTAACGGTTCCGTAGATTGTCCTAGGATACCGATAACCTTTTCTACAATATTTTGGGAATATCCCATTGTTCTGAAAAAGTTCACAAGAATCTTATATTCCATTTCCTCAGTGAGAGCATCACCTTCTTTAAGGCAGTAAGTAGGACCATCTGATTCAATGCAGCTATCCAAAACCAGATCAATAACTGCATCAGGGTCCGAAGGATTCTTGTGTAAAGCAGATTTTACTTGTGgatccttttccaaagagaaatgcTTTTTAGGGAGCCTTTCCTCCTCATCAGAGGACCTTCTTTTACATGACTGCCTCTCTTTAAAGGCCACTGCCTCTAACAGAGGGTCCTTTATGGGAACAAATCTTGTTTCAGAAGCATCAGAAAGCACAGTGTCCATTTGTTTTGTCAGCTCAGTTACAGGTGTGCCAGCATTGCTTCTTGCTTCCTCCCCACCTGCCCTTCCGTCTCTGTTTGCAGCAGAGGTGACTCTGGAGGTGCTGCTCTGTCCAAGTTGCTGTGGGCTGTCAGAACCTGTGAGGTCTATTATATCAGTCTTCCCTTCAGAAACAGCAATTTGGGTGAGAGCTAGGAGCTCTCTTTTTAGTGCACTAGGCAAAATCAGTAAATCCATTGTATACTTATCTGCATGTGCTTCCACAAATTGTCTGAACTGCTTTTTAACCTCTGATTCACTGTCGTTTAACAAACTTTCATTATTCTCAAAAAGCTTCACAAACTGCTGCACATGACTTTGTGCCATAACAACAGCTTCTGCACCCCCCTTAATACTGAGCAatcccatttccagcactgttaCATCAGCACAGGTATCCTGAATAAGGCTGTTGAGAAACAGGCTCTGTGCACCAACGAAGATGCAGTGCATGTCCTTTGGGTAGTACTCCTTTTCTTCTAGCTCAGGTTCACACACTCCCTTGATGTACTCCTAAGGGGAGAAAGAGAGCAGAGTGAATAGTTGTGAAATCCCAACATATCCCATTGGTATTTACTAGGTCAGTAATGGACAGAAACATTAGAAAACAAAGCAAACTTAGCATAAGTCATGTGAGACAGTAAACACTACCAGTAAACAGGACAATAGAAATAAAACACCAAtatctaaaataatttttaaatagatCTCACAGAAGgctcttttatattttcttgTTTATACCTGATAGTAACAGGTAACAAAATTTGTAGATCAAACAGTTTAAGAGACTGTCAGAAGAGATTTATTTTCCTATCCCTATTATTTGGTCAAAGAGAACTCTTTGTGAATAAGTGCCTTTCACTAGGGTTCTACCTAGTCCATAAACCTGAACTTCTAAAAAGTTTCAAAGTACATTTCCTAAGGCTTACAATGCTAGCATCCATCCTATATTTCTCCAGATACTTCTGTGTTTGTGAAGTTAAAGATTttcaaacacaaaagaaaaaaaacaaacaaacaaacaaacaaacaaaaaaaaaaaatcccaatgctATTTCTGCCATCTGTAAACTACTACAGGTAAAGGTAAATTCACTATACTACCTTATAGTAGTTTTAAATGTGTCAAGAGTCCAAAACTCGGTCAATACAGTATACTATTTCTTCTTTCAGATAGTATTATTTTTCCCAAACTGCCTCCTTCTGTTGAAGGAACACGTTGAGGAACACGTGTATGACACAGGTAAGCAATCAAGTTTTTGCCTGAAATCAGTCACAAAACACACGCTCCGGATGG
This window contains:
- the N4BP1 gene encoding NEDD4-binding protein 1, encoding MAARRTPHGSAPEPRVDEFTVPAEKSRLLERSRDRIEGLFEVRLAVLGAQGDWRPALQPPNASARIWVQLAGCTKAVSSAKEYIKGVCEPELEEKEYYPKDMHCIFVGAQSLFLNSLIQDTCADVTVLEMGLLSIKGGAEAVVMAQSHVQQFVKLFENNESLLNDSESEVKKQFRQFVEAHADKYTMDLLILPSALKRELLALTQIAVSEGKTDIIDLTGSDSPQQLGQSSTSRVTSAANRDGRAGGEEARSNAGTPVTELTKQMDTVLSDASETRFVPIKDPLLEAVAFKERQSCKRRSSDEEERLPKKHFSLEKDPQVKSALHKNPSDPDAVIDLVLDSCIESDGPTYCLKEGDALTEEMEYKILVNFFRTMGYSQNIVEKVIGILGQSTEPLLLLEEIEKENLKFKKEHEQSSQKPRTVSVPLGNNVNNSQKLEDKGISGNKSPLKSSHTSKETKNEYHQVRGASDTQVGAEDKMHRLVCKSSPPPSKNSVLCYKQRDVYGPGKNHNPRLSSVETDSGVTSSAVHAGALKDVGFVARGSSDVQHISSKSKTAFQQKTAGPSTVQTSQAGSEEQLGHCSSSQARPLHQRLSQTSHCDNPVPDRVLSSQKHPSNPDRHTMGPHPDHSVTGVQRFLDSLKKPYKLELINEPGKPYLKHIIIDGSNVAISHGLRKFFSCRGIAIAVDYFWKRGHRNITVFVPQWRTRRDPSITEQNFLTQLEDVGILSLTPARMVLGARIAAHDDRFLLHLAAKTGGVIVTNDNFREFVTESFAWREIIQKRLLQYTFAGDIFMVPDDPLGRNGPRLDDFLRSEGCSRDSWSTHKALQSSGQYYSETPSFLPRVSSSSQQPGGRVYDDRSSPLLPWEENTEPCPAIPPQRSPSETAQLREALIKIFPDYDQRQKIDQILCNHPFMRDLNALSAMVLD